In a genomic window of Nodosilinea sp. E11:
- a CDS encoding DUF2949 domain-containing protein yields MTVSVQPNLIQFLQDDLAISAASIRVALKHSEQDPGPLPMILWQYGLVTLEQLEQIYDWMEAA; encoded by the coding sequence ATGACGGTGAGTGTACAACCCAATTTAATCCAGTTTTTACAAGACGATTTAGCCATCTCAGCGGCCTCCATTCGGGTCGCACTTAAGCACAGCGAGCAAGACCCTGGGCCATTGCCCATGATTCTCTGGCAGTACGGTTTAGTGACCCTAGAGCAACTAGAGCAAATCTATGACTGGATGGAAGCGGCTTAG
- a CDS encoding DUF5340 family protein, translating into MANMGKPLPLPSHIHYELLLQLLEQQTMAVAYQNPHLRLQVQELIITLRKALSQQRQIEQSCNQSNIDLEYQWSTNQVTDRVVPEDAAL; encoded by the coding sequence ATGGCAAACATGGGCAAACCGCTCCCGCTACCCTCTCACATTCACTATGAGCTGCTGCTGCAACTACTAGAGCAGCAGACAATGGCGGTAGCTTACCAAAACCCCCATCTCCGCCTTCAGGTGCAAGAGCTGATTATCACCCTGCGCAAGGCCCTGTCGCAGCAGCGTCAGATTGAGCAGAGCTGCAATCAATCCAACATCGATCTGGAATACCAGTGGTCAACGAACCAGGTCACAGATCGAGTGGTGCCTGAAGACGCAGCGCTCTAG
- the trpC gene encoding indole-3-glycerol phosphate synthase TrpC has product MKIRRRPPNPAVAVKHLQYQIKTADAEPRNILEKIVWHKETEVAAMRERLPLADLQRQVLDAPPVRDFVAALRHGKTSPALIAEVKKASPSKGVMREDFDPVAIAQTYAAHGATCLSVLTDKAFFQGDFEYLAQIRQVVDLPLLCKEFVIYPYQMYLARSKGADAVLLIAAILSDQDLNYFVQIAKALGMAVLVEVHSLDELDRVLAVPGLALIGINNRDLETFTTRLDTTAELIEARRDRLEASGALVVSESGIHTPVDLQTVVAAGAEAVLVGESLIRQPDPGLAIDQLYQKNTD; this is encoded by the coding sequence ATGAAGATTCGCCGTCGCCCTCCCAACCCCGCTGTCGCGGTCAAACACTTGCAATATCAAATCAAAACCGCCGACGCCGAACCCCGAAATATTTTAGAAAAAATAGTTTGGCACAAAGAGACCGAGGTGGCAGCTATGCGAGAGCGCTTGCCCCTTGCCGATCTCCAGCGCCAGGTGCTGGATGCGCCCCCGGTGCGCGACTTTGTGGCAGCCCTGCGCCACGGCAAAACCTCCCCCGCCCTGATCGCTGAGGTCAAAAAGGCCTCCCCCAGCAAAGGGGTGATGAGGGAAGACTTTGACCCAGTGGCGATCGCCCAAACCTACGCTGCCCACGGGGCCACCTGCCTCTCGGTGCTCACCGATAAAGCCTTCTTTCAGGGTGACTTTGAATACTTGGCCCAGATTCGGCAGGTGGTAGACTTGCCCTTATTGTGCAAAGAGTTTGTGATCTACCCCTACCAGATGTATCTGGCTCGCTCTAAGGGGGCCGACGCGGTGCTGCTGATTGCCGCCATTCTCTCTGACCAAGACCTCAACTACTTTGTGCAAATTGCCAAGGCCTTAGGTATGGCCGTACTGGTCGAGGTGCACAGCTTAGACGAGCTTGACCGAGTGCTGGCGGTGCCGGGACTGGCGCTGATTGGCATCAACAACCGCGACCTCGAAACCTTCACGACGCGATTAGACACCACCGCCGAATTGATTGAAGCACGGCGCGATCGCCTCGAAGCTAGCGGTGCGCTGGTGGTCAGCGAGTCGGGCATTCACACCCCAGTCGATCTACAGACTGTAGTAGCCGCCGGAGCCGAGGCTGTGCTGGTGGGCGAATCGCTGATTCGGCAACCCGATCCGGGGCTAGCGATCGACCAGCTTTACCAAAAAAACACAGACTAG
- a CDS encoding FAD-dependent oxidoreductase: MKRITVIGCGVVGAAIAYELSLCPGVQVTVVDQTAPAQGSTAAALGVGMAVISHKVKGRNWRLRERSLQRYQTLIPELESLTGRSIQHNTQGILSLCFAAEDLPRWRSLQEIRQRQGYELEIWEPEQVGDRCPHLNPAGVVAGIYSPHDFQLNPTDLTLALVAGAQANGAEFTFGEPVVGFDGADIEAAFQDDRRCTAVHTTKQSWATDAIVIAAGLGTLPLTQALHQPTSIGPVLGQALRIHLDESLGNPDFQPVVNGNDIHLVPLGGGDYWVGATVEFPPETSFEDTLAMQPEGNRLEEVLAGAVAYCPALSAGKITQRWLGLRPRPQGQAAPVIQPLAGYSNIWLATGHYRNGVLLAPATALAVRDLLEHR, encoded by the coding sequence TTGAAGCGAATCACTGTTATTGGCTGTGGCGTTGTGGGGGCTGCGATCGCCTACGAACTGAGCCTCTGTCCAGGGGTTCAAGTCACGGTAGTCGATCAGACAGCCCCAGCCCAGGGATCTACCGCCGCCGCCCTGGGGGTGGGCATGGCGGTGATTAGCCACAAGGTCAAAGGCCGCAACTGGCGACTGCGAGAGCGTAGCTTACAGCGCTATCAAACGCTGATTCCAGAGCTGGAATCGCTGACGGGGCGATCGATTCAGCACAATACCCAGGGCATTCTCAGCCTGTGTTTTGCGGCTGAGGACTTGCCCCGTTGGCGATCGCTCCAGGAAATTCGTCAGCGGCAGGGGTATGAGCTAGAGATATGGGAACCAGAGCAGGTGGGCGATCGCTGCCCCCACCTCAACCCCGCTGGGGTCGTCGCCGGTATCTACTCGCCCCACGATTTTCAGCTCAACCCGACGGATCTCACCCTGGCGCTGGTGGCCGGTGCCCAGGCGAACGGGGCAGAGTTCACCTTTGGGGAGCCGGTGGTAGGGTTCGATGGGGCGGATATAGAGGCTGCATTCCAGGACGATCGCCGCTGTACAGCTGTGCACACGACCAAGCAAAGTTGGGCAACTGATGCGATCGTGATTGCCGCTGGTTTAGGCACGTTGCCCCTCACCCAGGCGCTCCACCAGCCGACCTCTATTGGCCCGGTGCTGGGTCAGGCTCTCCGCATTCATTTAGACGAATCCTTGGGCAATCCAGACTTTCAGCCTGTGGTCAATGGCAACGACATTCACCTGGTGCCCCTGGGTGGCGGTGACTACTGGGTGGGGGCCACGGTGGAGTTTCCGCCCGAAACCTCCTTTGAGGATACCCTGGCCATGCAGCCCGAGGGCAATCGCCTAGAGGAGGTGCTAGCGGGTGCAGTAGCCTACTGCCCAGCCCTATCGGCAGGCAAAATCACCCAGCGCTGGTTGGGCCTGCGTCCCCGCCCCCAGGGCCAGGCCGCCCCGGTCATTCAGCCCCTGGCGGGCTACAGCAATATCTGGCTAGCCACCGGCCACTACCGCAACGGCGTTCTCCTTGCCCCGGCTACGGCCCTGGCGGTGCGCGACCTTCTAGAGCATCGATGA
- a CDS encoding NAD(P)-dependent oxidoreductase, whose protein sequence is MKIGVLGTGLMGAPMALRLMSSGHKVWVYNRTPARLKPLELAGATVCRTPLDLVQSVEAIVVMVTNGAAVRSLFTEMGAGDRPSPLSDRTIIQMSTIAPDESQTLSQIITQAGGTYLEAPVLGSIPEAKNGKLIVMVGASAEDYERWQPLLNCLGDTLYHLGPVGSAATLKLAMNQLIGSLTTAFAQSLGLVQAAGLNADTFMAVVRQSALYAPTFDKKLHRMQTRQFTDPNFPAKHLLKDMELFVAAAESAGLAAFPAESVRQLVEQTVAAGFADDDYAALFNIVSPQPQPGQPPD, encoded by the coding sequence GTGAAAATTGGGGTACTTGGCACTGGGTTAATGGGGGCTCCGATGGCCCTTCGGTTAATGTCATCGGGGCATAAGGTGTGGGTCTATAACCGCACTCCAGCCCGGCTTAAGCCTCTAGAACTAGCCGGAGCCACCGTGTGTCGCACCCCCCTCGATCTCGTGCAATCGGTGGAGGCCATAGTCGTTATGGTGACCAATGGAGCAGCGGTGCGATCGCTGTTTACAGAAATGGGGGCTGGAGATAGGCCCTCTCCCCTCAGCGATCGCACCATCATTCAAATGAGCACCATCGCCCCCGATGAAAGTCAGACACTCAGCCAGATCATCACCCAGGCTGGGGGCACCTACCTGGAAGCTCCCGTACTGGGCAGCATTCCCGAAGCCAAAAACGGCAAGCTGATCGTAATGGTAGGGGCCTCAGCAGAAGACTACGAACGCTGGCAGCCCCTGCTAAACTGCCTGGGCGACACCCTGTACCACCTAGGCCCCGTGGGTAGCGCCGCCACCCTCAAACTGGCCATGAACCAGCTAATTGGCTCTCTCACCACGGCCTTTGCCCAAAGCCTGGGCCTGGTGCAGGCCGCTGGCCTCAACGCCGATACCTTCATGGCAGTGGTTCGCCAGAGCGCCCTCTATGCCCCCACCTTTGATAAAAAGCTGCACCGTATGCAGACCCGCCAGTTTACCGATCCCAACTTTCCCGCTAAGCACCTGCTCAAAGATATGGAGCTGTTTGTAGCCGCCGCCGAGTCGGCAGGGCTGGCAGCTTTCCCAGCCGAGAGCGTGCGCCAGCTAGTCGAGCAGACGGTAGCCGCCGGATTTGCCGACGATGACTATGCCGCCCTATTCAACATCGTGAGCCCTCAGCCCCAGCCCGGTCAACCACCCGACTAA
- a CDS encoding amino acid ABC transporter ATP-binding protein, whose translation MIRIEHLVKSFGPLEVLKDISTQVDTGEVVAIIGPSGSGKSTLLRCINLLEVPTAGHIFVDNIDITSPKCDILKVRQNVGMVFQHFNLFPHKTVMGNLTYAPMKVKGLSKADASKIALDLLEKVGLSEKADQYPSRLSGGQKQRVAIARALAMEPAVMLFDEPTSALDPEMVKEVLEVMKALVETGITMCIVTHEMGFAREVADRVLFLDGGYLVEDAPPDVFFSTPKSDRAQQFLEKVL comes from the coding sequence GTGATTAGAATCGAGCATTTGGTTAAGTCTTTTGGGCCGCTAGAGGTGCTGAAGGATATTTCTACCCAGGTTGATACTGGGGAAGTGGTGGCGATTATTGGTCCCTCGGGGTCGGGCAAATCGACACTGCTGCGCTGCATCAACTTGCTGGAGGTGCCTACCGCCGGGCACATTTTTGTAGATAACATCGACATTACTTCGCCCAAGTGCGACATTCTCAAGGTGCGCCAGAATGTGGGCATGGTGTTTCAGCATTTCAACCTATTCCCGCACAAAACGGTGATGGGAAACCTCACCTATGCGCCGATGAAAGTGAAGGGCCTTTCGAAGGCTGACGCCAGCAAAATTGCCCTGGATCTGCTTGAAAAAGTAGGGCTATCGGAAAAAGCTGACCAGTACCCCTCTCGGCTGTCGGGAGGGCAAAAGCAGCGGGTGGCGATCGCCCGCGCCCTGGCCATGGAACCGGCTGTGATGCTGTTTGACGAACCCACCAGCGCCCTCGACCCCGAGATGGTCAAAGAGGTGCTGGAGGTGATGAAAGCTCTGGTCGAAACGGGCATTACCATGTGCATTGTCACCCACGAGATGGGCTTTGCCCGCGAGGTGGCCGATCGCGTGCTGTTTCTTGACGGCGGCTATCTGGTAGAAGACGCGCCGCCGGATGTTTTCTTTAGCACCCCCAAGAGCGATCGCGCCCAGCAGTTTTTAGAAAAGGTGTTGTAG
- a CDS encoding amino acid ABC transporter permease, whose translation MNLDFDQIIPSLPFILNGILVTLRFTLLSALFGFTLGTLLSLLKISNVKPLRWFAEFYTSIFRGTPLILQLALVYFATPQLIGYRISPIEAGVFTFSLNSAAYSSETIRAGIMAVDKGQREASMSLGVAYRPMMLDIILPQAFKNILPALVNETIALLKDSALVSTIGVLDLMRRAQVVAGQTFLYFEPLLVVGVVYYVMVMGLTHAAQVLERRMRRSD comes from the coding sequence ATGAACTTAGACTTTGATCAAATTATTCCATCGCTGCCCTTCATCTTGAATGGCATTCTCGTTACTCTCAGATTTACGCTGCTGTCAGCCCTGTTTGGGTTTACCCTGGGCACCCTGCTATCGCTGCTCAAAATCTCTAATGTCAAGCCGTTGCGATGGTTCGCGGAGTTCTACACCTCGATCTTTCGGGGTACGCCGCTGATTTTGCAGCTGGCCCTGGTGTACTTTGCTACCCCTCAGCTCATTGGCTACAGAATTTCGCCGATTGAGGCGGGGGTGTTTACCTTCTCGCTCAACTCGGCGGCCTACAGCTCGGAGACGATTCGGGCGGGGATTATGGCCGTGGATAAGGGCCAGCGGGAAGCGTCGATGTCGCTGGGGGTGGCCTACCGACCCATGATGCTCGACATTATTTTGCCCCAGGCATTTAAGAATATTCTGCCCGCCCTGGTGAATGAGACCATTGCGCTACTGAAAGACTCGGCCCTGGTGTCTACTATTGGCGTATTGGATCTAATGCGGCGGGCTCAGGTGGTGGCGGGGCAGACCTTTCTCTACTTTGAGCCGTTGCTGGTGGTGGGAGTGGTCTATTACGTCATGGTGATGGGGCTGACCCATGCGGCCCAAGTTCTTGAGCGGAGGATGCGCCGCAGTGATTAG
- the psbQ gene encoding photosystem II protein PsbQ yields the protein MGRFRPLLGILLAIAATCLVACSGPAAKIPTTYTPEILQQVELYTPAVAELRDRFPELQGYIQQKDWVNVQSFIHGPMGEMRVRINRLANTLLTKDKPQAQSLAKEIYSHLERLDEAAANDQQVIAGQEYRNALDDFDSFLSLVPTFQ from the coding sequence ATGGGACGCTTCAGACCTCTTTTGGGAATTTTGCTGGCGATCGCGGCGACCTGCCTGGTGGCCTGTAGTGGCCCAGCGGCAAAGATACCGACCACCTACACCCCAGAGATTTTGCAGCAGGTAGAGCTATACACCCCTGCCGTGGCTGAGCTGCGCGATCGCTTCCCCGAGTTGCAGGGCTACATTCAACAGAAAGACTGGGTTAACGTGCAGAGCTTTATTCATGGCCCCATGGGCGAAATGCGGGTACGGATCAACCGGCTCGCCAACACCCTGTTGACCAAAGACAAACCCCAGGCCCAATCTTTGGCTAAGGAGATTTACTCTCACCTAGAGCGCTTAGATGAAGCCGCTGCCAACGACCAGCAGGTGATTGCCGGTCAAGAATACCGCAACGCCCTCGATGACTTTGACTCGTTCTTGAGTCTGGTGCCCACGTTTCAATAG
- a CDS encoding glutamine amidotransferase has protein sequence MPTASVTSSLPVLVIVHQPTSTPGRVGEVLQALGFALDIRCPALGQPLPTNLDRHSAVVVFGGPMSANDDHHRFIRQELAWISLVLAAEKPYLGICLGAQLLARALGATVAPHPTGQREIGYYPIVPTAAGQGLWPGPLMVYQWHQEGFELPQGSQLLATGTTFPHQAFRYGQQAYGLQFHPEITTAMVNHWTTEGADQLACPGAQDRPYHLSQHRLYAASVDRWLHQFLARWLGAPAQAEAVWGQHHALHHHPTAQGTTTLHLGQPPKLEIG, from the coding sequence ATGCCTACTGCTTCTGTGACATCTTCTCTACCAGTTCTAGTCATTGTGCATCAGCCCACCTCTACCCCAGGTCGGGTCGGCGAGGTGTTGCAAGCCCTGGGGTTTGCCCTAGATATTCGCTGCCCGGCGCTGGGACAGCCGCTGCCCACCAACCTGGATCGCCACAGCGCCGTTGTCGTCTTTGGTGGCCCCATGAGCGCTAACGACGACCACCATCGGTTTATTCGCCAAGAACTCGCGTGGATTTCGCTGGTGCTGGCCGCCGAAAAACCCTACTTAGGCATTTGTCTAGGAGCGCAGTTGTTAGCCCGCGCCCTAGGGGCCACTGTGGCACCCCACCCCACTGGTCAGCGAGAAATCGGCTACTATCCCATTGTGCCTACCGCTGCGGGGCAGGGGCTATGGCCTGGTCCACTGATGGTCTACCAGTGGCACCAGGAGGGGTTTGAACTGCCCCAGGGTAGCCAGCTGCTGGCCACCGGCACGACATTTCCCCATCAGGCCTTTCGCTACGGGCAACAGGCCTACGGGCTTCAGTTTCATCCCGAGATCACCACGGCTATGGTTAACCACTGGACCACCGAAGGAGCCGATCAGCTCGCCTGCCCAGGAGCCCAGGATCGGCCTTACCACCTCAGCCAGCATCGGCTCTACGCCGCCTCGGTAGACCGCTGGCTGCATCAGTTCCTCGCCCGCTGGCTGGGGGCACCTGCCCAGGCTGAGGCCGTCTGGGGTCAGCACCATGCCCTGCACCATCACCCTACGGCCCAGGGAACCACCACCCTCCATCTTGGTCAGCCACCTAAGCTCGAGATCGGGTAG
- a CDS encoding transporter substrate-binding domain-containing protein, with amino-acid sequence MKRRWFLASTAAVALATIGLTTACGGGQPTGEAGSGNQVLTMATSADYPPYQFVETAGGTEEIVGFDIDIARHITEQLGYDLEITNMDFNGLIPALQAGRADFVMAGMTPTEERQRNVDFSEIYYDAKQTIVFQSGAGIASPDDLSGKTLGVQLGSIQEELANDLADTIPNLTLSPLNRINEIVQELKSGRIDAAIIEDTVAEGFLANNPDLEAVEIPEEGPAGSAIAFPKDSELVSEFNRVLAEMESSGLMEELIVKWFGDRAE; translated from the coding sequence ATGAAACGACGCTGGTTTTTAGCTTCTACTGCCGCCGTGGCGTTGGCTACCATCGGCCTAACCACCGCCTGTGGTGGCGGCCAACCCACCGGAGAAGCTGGCTCTGGCAATCAGGTGTTGACCATGGCCACCTCTGCCGACTATCCCCCCTATCAGTTTGTTGAAACCGCTGGCGGCACCGAAGAAATTGTGGGGTTTGATATCGATATTGCCCGCCACATCACCGAGCAGTTGGGCTACGACCTCGAAATTACCAACATGGATTTTAACGGCCTGATCCCGGCTCTCCAGGCGGGGCGGGCCGATTTTGTGATGGCGGGCATGACCCCCACCGAAGAGCGCCAGCGTAACGTCGATTTTTCTGAAATCTACTACGACGCCAAGCAGACTATTGTGTTTCAGTCGGGGGCCGGCATTGCTTCTCCCGATGACTTGAGCGGCAAAACTTTGGGGGTGCAGCTGGGTTCCATTCAGGAAGAGCTGGCTAACGATCTGGCAGACACCATTCCCAACTTAACGTTGTCCCCCCTCAACCGCATTAACGAAATTGTCCAGGAGCTGAAGTCGGGCCGCATTGACGCCGCCATCATTGAAGACACGGTGGCCGAGGGCTTTCTGGCCAACAACCCCGACTTGGAGGCGGTAGAAATTCCCGAAGAGGGGCCGGCGGGGTCTGCGATCGCGTTTCCCAAAGACTCTGAGCTAGTGAGCGAATTCAACCGGGTGCTGGCCGAGATGGAGTCGAGCGGCCTGATGGAAGAGTTGATTGTCAAGTGGTTTGGCGACCGGGCTGAGTAG
- a CDS encoding Uma2 family endonuclease, which translates to MPLTVHELETLQAEHPDYRMELVGGEVKIMSPSGYEADEVSTELAAQIRNWVRPRQLGRVTGSSAGFILPNADTRAPDVSFVKAERLRRSPRSFAELAPDLMVEVKSPTDKLTKLRSKIQDFLALGTQVGILIDPDARCIEVYRTGDEAIILGDGDRLTVPDLLPGWEVAVADLWPLVFEEDTPV; encoded by the coding sequence ATGCCGCTAACCGTTCATGAATTAGAGACGCTTCAGGCTGAACATCCCGACTATCGGATGGAGTTGGTAGGCGGGGAGGTAAAAATCATGAGTCCTTCTGGGTACGAGGCGGATGAGGTCTCAACTGAGTTAGCTGCACAGATTCGCAACTGGGTGCGCCCCCGTCAACTGGGTCGAGTCACGGGCTCTAGCGCTGGCTTTATCCTCCCCAACGCCGACACCCGTGCCCCCGATGTTTCCTTTGTCAAAGCTGAGCGGCTGCGGCGCAGCCCCCGTTCCTTTGCCGAACTCGCCCCCGATCTAATGGTCGAGGTAAAATCGCCCACGGACAAACTGACGAAACTGCGGAGCAAAATTCAAGATTTTCTCGCTCTGGGTACCCAGGTCGGCATTCTCATCGACCCTGATGCCCGCTGTATAGAGGTGTATCGCACGGGGGACGAGGCGATTATTTTGGGGGATGGCGATCGCCTCACGGTGCCCGACCTGCTGCCGGGGTGGGAGGTAGCGGTAGCCGACCTTTGGCCCTTGGTGTTCGAAGAAGATACCCCAGTGTAG
- a CDS encoding ABC transporter permease, whose translation MKYVRETLAVAQRILVELGRRRRSLIFWAIFPVILLILNSLILQERLQISLAEAYTQAAPATLVGAALFFSGLGGSVATVVSEREQKTLKRLFLSPLSGVSYFLGIGLAYGAVGLGQAGLVYAIALSQGASLEGNPLANLLIVLLSIVAYVGVGFVLGTQLARRTEDVNALIAAFGIPLMILGGAFMPTAFFPDSLAQLTQFNPIYHMIEALSGIVVQGNTLAEVGNHVQFLALFAIAMVVAGWLAYRRMVQVERQL comes from the coding sequence ATGAAATACGTGCGAGAAACCCTGGCGGTTGCCCAGCGGATTTTAGTAGAACTGGGGCGACGGCGGCGAAGCCTGATTTTTTGGGCTATTTTCCCGGTTATTCTGCTGATTCTCAACAGTTTGATTTTGCAAGAGCGACTTCAGATCTCACTGGCCGAAGCCTATACCCAGGCGGCCCCCGCCACTCTGGTAGGGGCGGCGCTGTTTTTTAGCGGGCTAGGGGGCAGCGTGGCTACCGTGGTCTCAGAGCGCGAGCAAAAAACCCTGAAGCGGCTGTTTTTATCGCCCCTAAGTGGGGTGTCATACTTTTTGGGCATCGGTTTGGCCTACGGGGCGGTAGGGCTAGGGCAGGCGGGGCTAGTCTATGCGATCGCCCTCTCCCAGGGAGCCAGCCTTGAGGGCAACCCGCTGGCCAACCTGCTGATTGTGCTGCTGAGTATCGTCGCCTACGTGGGAGTGGGGTTTGTGCTCGGCACCCAGCTAGCCCGCCGCACCGAAGATGTCAACGCCCTGATCGCCGCCTTTGGCATTCCGCTCATGATTTTGGGGGGGGCCTTTATGCCTACGGCCTTCTTCCCCGATTCGCTGGCTCAGCTCACCCAATTCAACCCGATTTACCACATGATTGAAGCCCTTTCAGGGATCGTGGTGCAAGGCAATACCTTGGCAGAGGTGGGCAACCACGTTCAGTTTTTGGCGCTGTTTGCGATCGCTATGGTGGTAGCGGGCTGGCTGGCCTACCGCCGCATGGTACAGGTCGAGCGCCAGCTTTAA
- the folP gene encoding dihydropteroate synthase has protein sequence MSVITAPAPWKIRDRTLIWGSRTHLMGVLNVTPDSFSDGGQFNTVERAVVQARHLVHHGIDIVDIGGQSTRPGADSISRTEELERVIPVIEAIRRDDDDALAQAIISVDTTRSSVARAAVRAGADIVNDISAGTYDKGMLSTVADLGVPIMIMHLRGTPITMQQRTDYHDLVGEIYEFLQHQIEAAIAVGVKPSTIAVDPGLGFAKTSDQSLELLRQLSKFRDLGRPLLVGPSRKSFIGHILDQPDPQRRVWGTAAACCAAIAGGADIIRVHDGAEMHDVCRVADAVWRVKK, from the coding sequence ATGTCTGTGATTACGGCCCCCGCTCCTTGGAAAATTCGCGATCGCACCTTGATCTGGGGTAGCCGCACCCACCTGATGGGAGTGCTCAATGTCACCCCCGATAGCTTTAGCGACGGGGGCCAGTTCAACACGGTCGAACGGGCCGTGGTCCAGGCCCGGCATTTGGTGCACCATGGTATTGACATTGTCGATATTGGTGGCCAGTCGACCCGACCTGGGGCTGACTCAATCTCTCGCACCGAAGAGCTGGAGCGGGTGATTCCGGTGATTGAGGCGATTCGCCGCGATGATGACGATGCCCTGGCCCAGGCGATTATCTCGGTTGACACCACTCGGTCGTCGGTGGCGCGGGCAGCAGTGAGGGCCGGGGCTGACATTGTGAATGATATTTCGGCGGGCACCTACGACAAGGGTATGCTCTCGACAGTGGCCGATCTGGGCGTACCGATCATGATTATGCACCTGCGGGGCACCCCGATCACCATGCAGCAGCGCACCGATTATCACGATCTGGTGGGCGAAATCTACGAATTTTTGCAGCACCAGATCGAAGCGGCGATCGCGGTGGGCGTCAAACCCAGCACAATTGCCGTTGACCCCGGCCTGGGCTTTGCTAAAACTTCTGACCAAAGCCTAGAACTGCTGCGCCAACTCAGCAAGTTTCGCGACCTAGGCCGCCCTCTGCTGGTCGGCCCCTCGCGCAAGAGCTTTATCGGCCACATTCTCGATCAGCCTGACCCGCAAAGGCGAGTGTGGGGTACGGCGGCGGCTTGCTGTGCGGCGATCGCAGGCGGGGCCGATATTATCCGCGTCCACGATGGGGCGGAGATGCATGATGTGTGCCGGGTGGCGGATGCGGTGTGGCGGGTGAAGAAGTGA